A single region of the Plantactinospora soyae genome encodes:
- the pdxR gene encoding MocR-like pyridoxine biosynthesis transcription factor PdxR codes for MTDSWANSTPDPPSGSGSDLHLELDLDAPGLRAGLMDALRDAVRTGRLVPGTRLPSSRSLATDLGIARNTVADAYAELIAEGWLTAQQGSGTRVARRAEPRTAAPAAPPTEPTRRPPRYGLLPGTPDLAEFPRAQWLSAARRALTSAPHDAFGYGDPVGRMELRTALADYLARARGVYATPERVVICSGFHHGLTLMAQVLRARRVRTVAVESYGFAVYRELLNGAGLSTPPLYVDECGARTDELARLRGTCAVLMTPAHQYPTGVALHPDRRAAAVDWARATGGLILEDDYDGEFRYDRQPVGALQGLDPERVVYFGTVSKSLAPGLRLAWMVLPAELVPEIVAAKGPVDWSSALEQLTLAEFITSGAYERHLRAMRLRYRRRRDQLVTALAERAPGIRVTGLAAGLQVVLELPPGTERPVVEAAARQGLAVRGMAQFRYEVPDAGWRLPEQDALVVNYAAPPDSAWAGALDALCRVMP; via the coding sequence ATGACGGATTCGTGGGCCAATTCGACGCCCGACCCGCCTTCCGGGTCCGGTTCCGACCTGCATCTGGAACTGGATCTGGACGCGCCCGGGCTGCGCGCCGGGCTGATGGACGCCCTGCGGGACGCCGTCCGCACCGGGCGTCTTGTGCCCGGCACCCGACTGCCGTCGTCCCGCTCGCTCGCCACCGATCTTGGCATCGCCCGGAACACCGTGGCCGACGCCTACGCCGAACTGATCGCCGAGGGCTGGCTCACCGCCCAACAGGGCTCCGGGACCCGGGTGGCCAGGCGGGCCGAGCCGCGTACGGCCGCGCCCGCCGCTCCCCCGACCGAGCCGACCCGGCGCCCTCCCAGGTACGGCCTGCTGCCGGGTACACCGGACCTGGCGGAGTTTCCCCGCGCGCAGTGGCTCAGCGCCGCCCGCCGCGCGCTGACCTCCGCACCGCACGACGCCTTCGGCTACGGCGATCCCGTCGGCCGGATGGAACTCCGTACCGCCCTCGCGGACTATCTGGCACGGGCCCGTGGGGTGTACGCGACACCGGAGCGGGTCGTCATCTGCTCCGGCTTCCACCACGGCCTGACGCTGATGGCACAGGTACTGCGGGCCCGTCGGGTACGGACGGTGGCTGTCGAGTCGTACGGCTTCGCCGTCTACCGCGAACTGCTGAACGGCGCCGGCCTGAGCACCCCGCCCCTCTACGTGGACGAGTGTGGCGCGCGCACCGACGAACTGGCGCGATTGCGCGGGACCTGTGCGGTGCTGATGACACCGGCGCACCAGTACCCGACCGGGGTCGCACTGCACCCGGACCGGCGCGCGGCGGCCGTCGACTGGGCCCGCGCCACCGGCGGCCTGATCCTGGAGGACGACTACGACGGGGAGTTCCGGTACGACCGTCAGCCGGTGGGCGCTCTGCAGGGACTCGACCCGGAGCGGGTGGTCTACTTCGGCACCGTGAGCAAGTCGCTGGCACCGGGGCTGCGGCTCGCCTGGATGGTGCTGCCGGCGGAACTGGTTCCGGAGATCGTGGCGGCCAAGGGGCCCGTCGACTGGTCGAGCGCGTTGGAGCAACTGACGCTCGCGGAGTTCATCACGTCGGGCGCGTACGAGCGTCATCTGCGCGCGATGCGGCTGCGCTACCGGCGCCGCCGCGACCAACTGGTCACGGCCCTGGCAGAGCGGGCCCCCGGCATCCGGGTGACCGGCCTGGCCGCCGGATTGCAGGTGGTCCTCGAACTTCCACCCGGGACCGAGCGCCCGGTCGTCGAGGCGGCGGCCCGGCAAGGCCTGGCGGTGCGCGGGATGGCGCAGTTCCGCTACGAGGTGCCGGACGCCGG
- a CDS encoding carboxymuconolactone decarboxylase family protein has protein sequence MTIDHAHDTRGRVPEHSPRLDLAKLAPDAYKAMIRLDTAARQGVEPTLFNLVKIRASQLNHCAYCLDMHSKDALAAGESVERIIQLGAWAESRHFYTAKEIAAIELTEAITVLTDGFVSDEVYARAANEFDETELARLIVAITTINAWNRFGVSTRMVPGHYKP, from the coding sequence ATGACGATCGACCATGCACACGACACCAGGGGTCGTGTCCCGGAACACTCCCCACGCCTGGACTTGGCGAAGCTTGCCCCCGACGCCTACAAGGCCATGATCCGCCTTGACACGGCCGCCCGGCAGGGTGTCGAGCCGACCTTGTTCAACCTGGTGAAGATCCGGGCATCGCAGCTCAACCACTGCGCCTACTGCCTGGACATGCACAGCAAGGACGCGCTGGCGGCCGGCGAGTCGGTGGAGCGGATCATCCAGCTCGGCGCGTGGGCGGAGTCGAGGCACTTCTACACGGCGAAGGAGATCGCGGCGATCGAGCTGACCGAGGCGATCACCGTGCTCACGGACGGGTTCGTTTCGGACGAGGTGTATGCGAGGGCCGCGAACGAGTTCGACGAGACCGAATTGGCCCGCCTGATCGTCGCGATCACGACGATCAACGCGTGGAACCGCTTCGGGGTCTCCACCCGGATGGTCCCCGGGCACTACAAGCCCTAG
- a CDS encoding isocitrate lyase/PEP mutase family protein, producing MTASTFRALHQGRTVGDPLVLPGPWDAASARVFADAGFPALATPSAGIAASLGYQDGATPPEEMFAAVARIVRAVSVPVSADVEGGYGLTPRELVGRILETGAVGCNLEDSEGHTGVKDPARHADWLAEVRAEAGEALFVNARVDTFLFGTGDPADALARARLYVAAGADCVYPLMAPAEVFPLLRAGIDAPLNMAAGPDEGSVAELARLGATRITFGPGMQRYAMGSIAELAARLRL from the coding sequence ATGACAGCCTCCACCTTCCGCGCCCTGCACCAGGGCCGCACCGTCGGCGATCCGCTGGTCCTGCCGGGGCCGTGGGATGCGGCCAGCGCCCGGGTCTTCGCCGATGCCGGCTTCCCCGCGCTCGCCACGCCGAGTGCCGGGATCGCCGCGTCGCTCGGTTACCAGGACGGCGCGACCCCGCCCGAGGAGATGTTCGCCGCGGTGGCGAGGATCGTCCGAGCGGTCTCCGTACCGGTGTCCGCCGACGTCGAGGGCGGCTACGGCCTCACGCCCCGGGAACTGGTCGGGCGGATCCTGGAGACGGGCGCCGTCGGCTGCAACCTGGAGGACTCCGAGGGGCACACCGGGGTCAAGGACCCCGCGCGGCACGCGGACTGGCTGGCCGAGGTACGGGCGGAAGCGGGTGAGGCGCTCTTCGTCAACGCGCGCGTCGACACCTTCCTGTTCGGCACCGGTGACCCGGCCGACGCCCTGGCCCGCGCCCGGCTGTACGTGGCGGCCGGCGCCGACTGCGTCTACCCGCTGATGGCGCCGGCCGAGGTGTTTCCGCTGCTGCGGGCGGGCATCGACGCCCCGCTCAACATGGCTGCCGGACCGGACGAGGGGTCCGTGGCCGAGCTGGCCCGGCTGGGCGCGACGCGGATCACCTTCGGGCCGGGCATGCAGCGGTACGCGATGGGGTCGATCGCCGAACTCGCGGCACGGCTGCGGCTCTGA
- a CDS encoding nuclear transport factor 2 family protein, with amino-acid sequence MTDNSSTDTRGTAEAFLQLVTGNDPGRIADVFADTIDWYVPGLVDLPWTGARTRGSDVPEFFRTMGSAFVPGQSRYAVDRIVVEGNDAVIIATATHTFAGSGTRFTTPMIMHLTVDGGKIVRLHLYEDTHLVARAFSG; translated from the coding sequence ATGACCGACAACTCGTCCACCGACACCCGAGGGACAGCCGAGGCATTCCTCCAACTCGTCACCGGGAACGACCCCGGTCGCATCGCGGACGTCTTCGCCGACACCATCGACTGGTACGTACCGGGCCTCGTCGATCTGCCCTGGACCGGAGCACGTACCCGGGGCTCCGACGTACCGGAGTTCTTTCGAACGATGGGCTCGGCGTTCGTCCCCGGGCAGAGCCGGTACGCGGTTGACCGGATCGTGGTGGAGGGCAACGACGCCGTCATCATCGCCACCGCCACACACACGTTCGCCGGCAGCGGTACGCGGTTCACCACTCCGATGATCATGCACCTGACCGTCGACGGCGGAAAGATCGTGCGGCTGCACCTGTACGAGGACACCCACCTGGTTGCCCGGGCGTTCTCGGGCTGA
- a CDS encoding M14 family zinc carboxypeptidase has protein sequence MRRRRLRIALLALPALAGSVLMATTPAGAVPTESAAPAGAGRSHLEDREAIRLVNIQLTGADMLDKVVAAGFDLEHGVRRVPTGIEGEAVVTAKQIAELKAMGVKILGDGESFAWSEKADGGFQSSGTRSDQPHGHEATVRVVRADWFTTKGQGFLYVEARTTEGQQAEPVVGMQLENDSGRGTSFGFARTMSRFVDSGQYMFHRNLFKLDKRPKQIRVTSSTGGVTTGDVSNWLEDAPPPLTANPRYKWDFVDGYKHPQQLFNRAKEIARQYPHIAEIVYLPNKTNGYQRKAQATIGGTGEAAVVVSSAAWGHQGGNDITVEFADRPGANLPLGVEVTGKAIRVLLAKDASGALASTAAQVAAALEGQSGGLVDRSHPYRTNAGTGIVAPTSSPVALTDFLDEKRVGAPEGEVPRGPATIPVLRIGKHRDGKKPGVLIQAQDHAREWVPATTTLETAERLVHNYTSDRETKNIVDNTDVFLILSNNPDGANYSFYNFASQRRNMTNHCPDANADPAQRNAWGVDLNRNYRVGSGHDGYAGGSTNCVSNNYQGPEELSEPESKNIIWLVEKYRNIKFMMSVHSNGGQLFWQPGAYIADGRITTPRPPLGDEAFYWQSAARILSQVKAHRETVVTPENVGGSSDVLYSSAGNVREDLYHTYGIYAFGWEVGGSVYNAETGDWQGGSFQPEWVGDPNLVSGHAETMEYSNGIMEMFRVAADWGKDKKDPTSRLLPGGGKYSKPVDVRFETNEPATIYYTTDGSRPTLKSPRYEATEFREPGEVFHVTRTTTFRWFSVDAAGNVENNYDPTKNDRREKYRTATITIKR, from the coding sequence ATGCGACGCAGACGACTGCGCATCGCGCTTCTCGCGCTGCCCGCCCTGGCGGGTAGCGTCCTCATGGCGACCACGCCCGCCGGCGCGGTCCCCACGGAGTCCGCCGCCCCGGCTGGCGCGGGCCGATCCCACCTCGAGGATCGGGAGGCGATACGCCTCGTAAACATTCAGTTGACCGGCGCCGACATGCTGGACAAGGTGGTCGCCGCCGGCTTCGACCTCGAGCACGGCGTCCGGCGGGTACCGACCGGTATCGAGGGCGAGGCGGTGGTCACCGCCAAGCAGATCGCCGAGCTCAAGGCGATGGGCGTCAAGATCCTCGGCGACGGCGAGAGCTTCGCCTGGAGCGAGAAGGCCGACGGCGGCTTCCAGTCCTCCGGTACCCGGTCGGACCAGCCGCACGGCCACGAGGCGACGGTACGGGTCGTCCGCGCCGACTGGTTCACCACGAAGGGCCAGGGCTTCCTCTACGTCGAGGCCCGGACCACCGAGGGGCAGCAGGCGGAACCGGTCGTCGGGATGCAGCTCGAGAACGACTCGGGCCGGGGTACGTCGTTCGGCTTCGCCCGGACCATGAGCCGGTTCGTCGACTCCGGGCAGTACATGTTCCACCGGAACCTGTTCAAGCTCGACAAGCGCCCGAAGCAGATCCGGGTCACCAGCTCGACCGGCGGTGTCACCACCGGCGACGTCTCCAACTGGCTGGAGGACGCTCCGCCGCCGCTGACGGCGAACCCGCGCTACAAGTGGGACTTCGTCGACGGGTACAAGCACCCGCAGCAGCTCTTCAACCGCGCCAAGGAGATCGCCCGGCAGTACCCGCACATCGCCGAGATCGTCTACCTGCCGAACAAGACGAACGGCTACCAGCGCAAGGCGCAGGCCACGATCGGCGGTACCGGGGAGGCCGCGGTCGTCGTCAGTTCGGCGGCGTGGGGCCACCAGGGCGGCAACGACATTACCGTCGAGTTCGCGGACCGCCCGGGGGCGAACCTCCCGCTCGGCGTCGAGGTGACGGGCAAGGCGATCCGCGTCCTCCTGGCGAAGGACGCATCCGGTGCGCTCGCGAGCACGGCCGCCCAGGTGGCTGCGGCGCTGGAGGGCCAGTCCGGGGGACTCGTCGACCGGTCGCACCCGTACCGCACCAACGCGGGCACCGGCATCGTCGCGCCGACGTCGAGTCCGGTCGCGCTGACCGACTTCCTCGACGAGAAGCGCGTCGGGGCGCCCGAGGGCGAGGTGCCGCGGGGCCCGGCCACGATCCCCGTGCTGCGGATCGGCAAGCACCGCGACGGCAAGAAGCCCGGCGTGCTGATCCAGGCGCAGGACCACGCCCGGGAGTGGGTGCCCGCCACGACCACGCTGGAAACGGCCGAGCGTCTGGTGCACAACTACACGTCCGACCGGGAGACGAAGAACATCGTCGACAACACCGACGTCTTCCTCATCCTGTCGAACAACCCCGACGGGGCGAACTACAGCTTCTACAACTTCGCCTCACAGCGCCGGAACATGACGAACCACTGCCCGGACGCGAACGCCGATCCGGCCCAGCGGAACGCCTGGGGCGTCGACCTGAATCGGAACTACCGGGTCGGTTCGGGGCACGACGGTTACGCGGGTGGGTCGACCAACTGCGTCAGCAACAACTACCAGGGGCCGGAGGAGCTCTCCGAGCCCGAGTCGAAGAACATCATCTGGCTGGTCGAGAAGTACCGGAACATCAAGTTTATGATGTCGGTGCACTCCAACGGCGGCCAGCTGTTCTGGCAGCCCGGCGCCTACATCGCGGACGGGCGGATCACCACGCCGCGTCCGCCGCTGGGTGACGAGGCGTTCTACTGGCAGTCGGCCGCCCGGATCCTGTCGCAGGTAAAGGCGCACCGGGAGACCGTCGTCACGCCGGAGAACGTCGGCGGTTCGTCCGACGTCCTCTACTCCTCGGCGGGCAACGTGCGCGAGGACCTGTACCACACCTACGGGATCTACGCCTTCGGTTGGGAGGTCGGCGGCTCGGTCTACAACGCCGAGACCGGCGACTGGCAGGGTGGCTCGTTCCAGCCGGAGTGGGTCGGAGATCCCAACCTCGTCAGCGGCCATGCCGAGACGATGGAGTACTCCAACGGGATCATGGAGATGTTCCGGGTCGCGGCCGATTGGGGCAAGGACAAGAAAGACCCCACGTCCCGGCTCCTCCCCGGCGGCGGGAAGTACTCCAAGCCCGTCGACGTGCGGTTCGAGACGAACGAGCCGGCCACCATCTACTACACGACCGATGGCAGCCGGCCCACGCTCAAGTCGCCCCGTTACGAGGCGACCGAGTTCCGTGAGCCGGGGGAGGTGTTCCACGTGACCAGGACCACGACGTTCCGCTGGTTCTCGGTCGACGCCGCCGGCAACGTCGAGAACAACTACGACCCGACGAAGAACGACAGGCGCGAGAAGTACCGTACGGCGACGATCACGATCAAGAGGTAG
- a CDS encoding DUF7948 domain-containing protein: MRHLSGVERGRLTIAVGVLVALVGVAGLVRVGVQSDSGQSERTARRTGSGQEREQAADAYAGLPLTFVENRGQADGRVRYLAHGTRYGFFFTPDSLVMSLLERGGATGVNLFLDYVGANPDVSVDVAEQAPGRVSYLRTAGSTESRAGLPSYAEVVYRTLWPGVDMAINGRDGVLKYEFRVAPGARVDDIRLAYRGAEGLATDQAGSLLVDTAVGTLRDTPPVSYQVVDGKRVPVESHYLLGGVGGPEQSYGFAVGGYDPARELVIDPGLEYSTFLGGFGNQAGAAITVDATGSAYVTGFTQSPTFPTTVGAFDRSGSASNDSDAFVAKLNPAGTGLVYSTFLGGSNSDSGRDLAIDADGNVYVTGQTSSSNFPTTSGAFDRTINVGNCPRCGIDPYDAFVAKLNPSGSRLVYSTYLGGTSIDDGLAVALDGAGQAYVSGLTSSGDFPATSGAFDTTANGENDMFVAKVNAQGSQLLYSTFLGGADNEAPGGLAVDAYGNVVVAGATRSVGFPTTPGALQATHSGGDVAGLFDGFVTKVNPAGSALVYSTFLGGTRQESVGDVLVDATGNTYLSGTTMSPEFPTTPGTFDTTFSGTSESFAAKLDPTGSALLYSTFLGGANAGVGAVVADGSVWLAGSADPSAFVSPDAWNRQFGGGVSDAYLARLDPVGTALDYATFIGGGDSERAADLALDPVGNVFLTGITRSANFPTTAGAFDRGYGGDPYLFGADAWIAKLAVGPGLTRYRPAA; encoded by the coding sequence ATGAGACATCTGTCGGGCGTGGAGCGAGGTCGGTTGACCATCGCGGTGGGCGTACTCGTAGCACTGGTCGGCGTCGCAGGTCTGGTGCGGGTCGGCGTCCAGTCGGACTCTGGACAATCGGAGCGAACTGCCAGGCGGACCGGCTCTGGCCAGGAGCGTGAGCAGGCGGCGGACGCGTACGCGGGTCTGCCGCTCACGTTCGTCGAGAACCGGGGGCAGGCCGATGGGCGGGTGCGATACCTCGCCCACGGCACCCGATACGGGTTCTTCTTCACCCCCGACTCGTTGGTGATGTCGTTGTTGGAGCGGGGTGGTGCAACCGGCGTCAACCTCTTCCTGGACTATGTCGGCGCCAACCCGGACGTATCGGTAGACGTGGCAGAGCAGGCACCCGGCCGGGTCAGCTATCTGCGCACAGCTGGGTCGACCGAGTCCCGGGCCGGCCTACCGAGCTATGCCGAGGTCGTCTACCGGACGTTGTGGCCCGGGGTGGACATGGCCATCAACGGGCGCGACGGCGTGCTCAAGTACGAGTTCCGGGTAGCGCCCGGCGCGCGGGTCGACGACATCCGGCTGGCCTATCGCGGAGCGGAGGGGCTGGCCACCGACCAGGCAGGCAGCCTGCTGGTCGACACGGCGGTCGGCACGCTGCGGGACACGCCGCCGGTGTCGTACCAGGTGGTCGACGGGAAGCGGGTGCCGGTCGAGAGCCACTACCTGCTCGGCGGCGTGGGTGGCCCCGAGCAGTCCTACGGTTTCGCGGTGGGCGGCTACGACCCGGCACGAGAGCTGGTCATCGACCCGGGCCTGGAGTACTCCACGTTCCTCGGCGGGTTCGGCAACCAGGCCGGTGCGGCGATCACGGTCGATGCGACGGGAAGTGCCTACGTCACCGGCTTCACCCAGTCCCCGACCTTCCCGACGACGGTCGGCGCGTTCGACCGGAGCGGGTCGGCGAGCAACGACTCGGACGCCTTCGTGGCCAAGCTCAATCCGGCCGGCACCGGGCTCGTCTACTCCACCTTCCTCGGCGGAAGCAACTCCGACTCGGGCCGGGACCTGGCGATCGACGCCGACGGCAACGTGTACGTGACCGGACAGACGAGCTCGTCGAACTTCCCGACCACCAGCGGGGCGTTCGACCGGACGATAAACGTCGGGAACTGCCCACGGTGCGGCATCGACCCGTACGACGCGTTCGTGGCCAAGCTGAACCCGAGCGGTTCCCGGCTCGTCTACTCGACGTACCTCGGGGGGACCAGCATCGACGACGGCCTCGCCGTGGCGCTGGACGGTGCCGGCCAGGCGTACGTGTCCGGGCTGACGTCGTCGGGTGACTTCCCGGCGACCTCGGGCGCGTTCGACACCACGGCCAACGGTGAGAACGACATGTTCGTCGCGAAGGTCAACGCGCAGGGCTCTCAACTGCTCTACTCGACGTTCCTCGGTGGTGCGGACAACGAGGCGCCCGGTGGGCTCGCCGTCGACGCGTACGGCAACGTGGTGGTCGCCGGTGCGACCAGGTCGGTGGGCTTCCCGACGACCCCCGGGGCGCTACAGGCGACGCACAGCGGCGGGGACGTCGCCGGTCTGTTCGACGGGTTCGTCACCAAGGTGAATCCCGCGGGCTCGGCCCTGGTGTACTCCACGTTCCTGGGCGGGACCAGGCAGGAGAGCGTCGGCGACGTCCTCGTGGACGCGACCGGCAACACCTACCTGAGCGGGACGACGATGTCGCCGGAGTTCCCGACCACGCCCGGCACGTTCGACACCACGTTCAGCGGGACCAGCGAGTCGTTCGCCGCAAAACTGGACCCCACCGGCTCGGCGTTGCTCTACTCGACGTTCCTCGGTGGCGCCAACGCGGGAGTGGGGGCGGTCGTCGCGGACGGCAGCGTCTGGCTGGCCGGCAGCGCGGACCCGTCCGCGTTCGTCAGCCCGGACGCCTGGAACCGTCAGTTCGGCGGGGGCGTGTCCGACGCCTATCTGGCCAGGCTGGACCCGGTCGGCACGGCGCTCGATTATGCGACCTTCATCGGCGGAGGCGATTCGGAGCGGGCCGCCGACCTCGCGCTCGACCCGGTCGGCAACGTCTTCCTCACCGGTATCACCCGATCGGCGAACTTCCCGACCACCGCCGGCGCATTCGACCGTGGGTACGGCGGAGATCCGTACCTCTTCGGGGCCGACGCCTGGATCGCGAAGCTCGCCGTCGGTCCGGGGCTGACGCGCTACCGGCCGGCGGCGTAG
- a CDS encoding gamma-glutamyltransferase family protein, giving the protein MTFTTRPTLQGTFGMVSSTHWLASQAAMGILERGGNAFDAAVTAGFVLHVVEPHLNGPGGEVPAIVATAQDPAPKVLCGQGPAPAGATIAHFRSLGMELVPGSGPLAAAVPGAVDAWLLLLRDHGTLRVEEVLDPAIGYARAGHPLIGRVGDTVAAVQALFEEHWDTSAELWLRDGRAPVAGEMFANPAYARTLERLVEAGRAAGSDREAQIEATRRAWSEGFVAEAVDRFGRKPFQDSSGRRNAGLVTGEDMAAYTATWEEPVTLDWHGYSVAKTGFWGQGPVLLETLSVLDALDDPRAYDPATAAGIHAQAEALKLAFADREAWYGDGEVPAKALLSPRYARERAALIGERASTELRPGRPDGAEPHLPAHLGRDAGRRADLVDPTTGEPTVQADGVTRGDTCHVDVVDRWGNMISATPSGGWLQSSPAIPDLGFPLGSRLQMFWLEEGLASSLAPGRRPRTTLSPTMVHRNGEPVLACGTPGGDQQEQWQLPFLLRHLLGGQSLQEAIDAPAWHTLSLLGSFYPREMEPGVLVVEDRLDSDVLAALRKYGHEVRLSGPWSLGRLCAVARDPGTGLLTAGANPRGMQGYAAGR; this is encoded by the coding sequence ATGACCTTCACCACCAGGCCGACGCTGCAGGGGACATTCGGAATGGTCTCCTCGACCCACTGGCTCGCGAGCCAGGCGGCAATGGGGATCCTCGAACGCGGCGGGAACGCCTTCGACGCGGCGGTCACCGCCGGGTTCGTCCTACACGTCGTCGAACCCCACCTGAACGGGCCCGGCGGCGAGGTGCCCGCCATCGTGGCGACGGCCCAGGACCCGGCTCCGAAGGTGCTGTGTGGGCAGGGGCCCGCGCCGGCTGGTGCCACCATCGCGCACTTCCGGTCCCTCGGGATGGAACTCGTTCCCGGATCCGGTCCGCTCGCTGCGGCCGTGCCCGGCGCCGTGGACGCCTGGCTCCTCCTGCTGCGGGACCACGGCACGCTCCGCGTCGAGGAGGTGCTCGACCCGGCGATCGGGTACGCCCGCGCCGGCCACCCGCTGATCGGCAGGGTCGGCGACACCGTGGCGGCCGTACAGGCGCTGTTCGAGGAGCACTGGGACACCTCGGCGGAACTCTGGCTCCGCGACGGCAGAGCACCGGTCGCGGGTGAGATGTTCGCCAACCCGGCCTACGCCCGGACCCTGGAGAGGCTGGTCGAGGCAGGTCGGGCGGCCGGCTCCGACCGCGAGGCGCAGATCGAGGCCACCCGTCGTGCCTGGAGCGAGGGCTTCGTCGCAGAGGCGGTCGACCGGTTCGGTCGCAAGCCGTTCCAGGACTCCAGCGGGCGCCGCAACGCCGGCCTCGTCACCGGCGAGGACATGGCTGCCTACACCGCGACCTGGGAGGAGCCGGTCACCCTCGACTGGCACGGCTACTCGGTCGCGAAGACCGGTTTCTGGGGACAGGGACCGGTGCTGCTGGAGACGCTGTCGGTCCTCGACGCGCTCGACGACCCCCGGGCGTACGACCCGGCGACCGCGGCCGGCATCCACGCCCAGGCCGAGGCGCTCAAGCTCGCCTTCGCCGACCGCGAGGCGTGGTACGGCGACGGCGAGGTGCCCGCGAAGGCGCTCCTGTCCCCGAGGTACGCGCGGGAGCGGGCAGCCCTGATCGGCGAACGCGCCTCGACGGAGCTGCGACCGGGGCGGCCCGACGGCGCGGAGCCACACCTTCCCGCCCATCTCGGACGCGATGCCGGGCGGCGCGCCGACCTGGTCGACCCCACCACCGGGGAGCCGACGGTGCAGGCGGACGGGGTGACCCGCGGCGACACCTGTCACGTCGACGTGGTCGACCGCTGGGGCAACATGATCTCCGCTACCCCGAGCGGCGGCTGGCTGCAGAGCTCGCCCGCAATTCCGGACCTCGGCTTTCCGCTGGGCAGCCGGCTCCAGATGTTCTGGCTGGAGGAGGGTCTCGCCTCGTCGCTGGCCCCCGGCCGCCGACCGCGAACCACGCTGAGCCCGACCATGGTCCATCGGAACGGGGAGCCCGTACTCGCCTGCGGCACGCCCGGCGGCGACCAGCAGGAGCAGTGGCAGTTGCCGTTCCTGCTCCGCCATCTCCTCGGCGGCCAGTCCCTGCAGGAGGCCATCGACGCGCCCGCGTGGCACACGCTGAGCCTGCTCGGGTCCTTCTATCCGCGCGAGATGGAGCCCGGTGTGCTGGTGGTGGAGGACCGCCTCGACTCCGATGTCCTGGCGGCCCTGCGGAAGTACGGGCACGAGGTCCGGCTCTCCGGCCCGTGGAGTCTCGGCCGACTCTGTGCCGTGGCCCGCGACCCGGGCACGGGTCTGCTCACGGCCGGGGCGAATCCGCGTGGCATGCAGGGCTACGCCGCCGGCCGGTAG
- a CDS encoding ABC transporter ATP-binding protein, translating to MTAQPNALELEDLVMHFGPVRAVDGVSLTIARGRVTALVGESGSGKSTVGRCVVRLLEPSAGVVRLAGTDVTHLSRRRLREHRKKVSIVFQDPAGSLDPRMLVGDVVAEPLRLSGQRMSRRDREARVAAELGRVGLRAEVARRYPHELSGGQRQRVSIARALISEPMLLIADEPTSALDVSVQASVLNLLADLQGDLGFACLFITHDLSAVEYLADDIAVMYLGQLVEKGSREQVFARPAHPYTQALLAAAPLADPVRQRQRQPVLLGDDLPSALDPPSGCRFRTRCPLAFDRCATEVPAQVEIAGGMAACHLVQPDGTRPDVRATQPSELSS from the coding sequence ATGACAGCGCAGCCGAACGCCCTCGAACTCGAAGACCTGGTGATGCACTTCGGGCCCGTACGGGCCGTGGACGGGGTCTCCCTCACCATCGCCAGGGGCCGCGTCACGGCTCTGGTCGGCGAGAGCGGCTCCGGTAAGTCGACGGTGGGCCGGTGCGTGGTACGACTCCTGGAGCCCAGCGCGGGCGTGGTCAGGCTGGCCGGAACGGACGTGACGCACCTGTCCCGGCGGCGGCTACGTGAGCACCGGAAGAAGGTCTCGATCGTCTTCCAGGACCCTGCCGGCTCGCTCGACCCGCGCATGCTCGTGGGCGACGTGGTGGCCGAGCCGTTGCGGCTGTCCGGCCAGCGGATGTCGCGACGCGACCGGGAGGCCCGGGTCGCCGCGGAACTCGGCCGGGTGGGGCTGCGGGCCGAGGTGGCCCGCCGATATCCGCATGAGCTCTCCGGCGGGCAACGTCAGCGGGTCAGCATCGCGCGCGCACTGATCTCCGAACCCATGCTGCTCATCGCGGACGAGCCCACCAGCGCGCTCGACGTCTCCGTGCAGGCGTCGGTGCTCAACCTCCTCGCCGACCTGCAGGGGGACCTCGGGTTCGCCTGCCTGTTCATCACCCACGACCTGTCCGCGGTGGAGTACCTGGCGGACGACATCGCCGTCATGTACCTTGGCCAACTCGTCGAGAAGGGCTCGCGCGAGCAGGTCTTCGCGCGGCCCGCCCACCCCTACACGCAGGCGTTGCTGGCCGCCGCGCCGTTGGCCGATCCGGTCCGGCAACGGCAACGGCAGCCGGTACTGCTCGGCGACGACCTGCCGTCCGCGCTCGATCCTCCGTCCGGCTGCCGCTTCCGTACCCGGTGCCCGCTCGCGTTCGACAGGTGCGCGACGGAGGTGCCCGCCCAGGTGGAGATCGCCGGCGGGATGGCCGCGTGCCACCTGGTCCAGCCCGACGGCACCCGACCCGACGTCCGAGCCACCCAGCCGAGTGAGTTGTCGTCATGA